Proteins from one Tetrapisispora phaffii CBS 4417 chromosome 8, complete genome genomic window:
- the TPHA0H01400 gene encoding uncharacterized protein (similar to Saccharomyces cerevisiae TGL4 (YKR089C) and TGL5 (YOR081C); ancestral locus Anc_5.690): MQVGENPSFHVTQHLIEKYYQHLLKDKNANILPNKNVVSVEFKADNAKDDIPLNVESTSEFQRNSSSSVISTDSVEIENSINGISKKAPSKSDLEFNLSKVESLTEEELKDQEFLEQMKNGTENHGYPINLDSECENSITTNLTKWNLNILNYKHLFSKLFTSFDYERDLLVQRLLSERRHAMSFHEWKEASLKLDNVTNKIQWKQKAESELYDYKLIEEITNKLKVARLEKDYPKLLYIIRTQWVRNLGNMGNVNLYIQSHIGTKYIIDDYIKESKICIEALLEQNELDDSYLLAIFQQSRRNIGRTALVLSGGGTFGLFHIGVLATLFELDLIPRVISGSSAGAIVASILSVHTKDEIPELLEKVLDSEFNIFKDDNDKSDSENLLIKISRFFKNGTWFDNKNLVNTMISFLGDLTFREAYNRTGRILNITVSPASTFEQPRLLNNLTAPNVLIWSAVCASCSLPGIFPPTNLYEKDPKTGKRREWNGSKSVKFVDGSVDNDLPITRLSEMFNVDHIIACQVNLHVFPLLKMSLSCVGGNIQDEISAKFKKNLSNIYNFMSNELIHLLEIGSELGIAKNAMMKFRSVLSQQYSGDVTILPDLQMILRFNELLSNPSQEFLLRETTNGARATWPKVSIIENHLSQELALDRAITILKGKLIVSSSIGNPLQFNDMAYGLIKTAINNKGNEQGESYDSSVSNNNHLSTVLDDNLIDMESSKTLLLFRENTGTLRRATNYKLTTPTKTKKIRRMSDFSETPARNTSHSFSFSTSPTSKHSRVSHKYGTGIRPGLRKMNSAYRNYQIRDADFYPHSRNIKEIDSAPVSKQETSIIIPIPSSAKIGNVDSFNYDRIENNLKNSTMKILSNTRTEFQNKIIDETLDLSKVFTSESEVDESSNNEKSEKSDKSDKSDKSDKNNITSPDRKTTSHSHGLRNTFSSPLKKIGSLSYKSRKSP; this comes from the coding sequence ATGCAGGTCGGAGAGAATCCAAGCTTCCATGTTACACAacatttaattgaaaaatattatcaacatCTATTGAAAGATAAGAATGCCAATATACTTCCTAACAAGAATGTGGTTTCTGTAGAGTTTAAGGCAGACAATGCGAAAGACGATATCCCTTTAAATGTTGAATCTACCTCTGAATTCCAAAGAAACTCATCTAGCTCGGTAATCTCAACTGATTCTGTTGAGATCGAGAATTCTATTAATGGTATTAGCAAAAAAGCTCCTAGTAAAAGTGACTTAGAATTTAATCTCAGCAAAGTTGAATCCTTAACTGAAGAAGAACTTAAGGATCAAGAGTTCTTAgaacaaatgaaaaatggCACTGAAAATCATGGATATCCTATTAATCTAGATTCAGAATGTGAAAATAGTATTACAACTAATCTAACTAAGTggaatttaaatattttgaactACAAACATTTATTCAGTAAACTATTCACCAGCTTTGACTACGAAAGGGATTTATTAGTCCAGAGGCTATTATCAGAACGAAGACACGCTATGTCATTTCATGAATGGAAAGAAGCTTCACTAAAATTAGATAATGTgacaaataaaattcaatggAAACAGAAAGCAGAATCAGAATTGTATGATTATAAGTTAATAGAAGAGATAACAAACAAACTAAAGGTAGCAAGATTGGAGAAAGATTACCCAAAGTTACTATATATAATACGTACACAATGGGTAAGAAACCTGGGAAATATGGGTAATGTGAATTTATATATCCAATCACACATTGGCACAAAATACATTATTGATGATTATATAAAGGAATCTAAGATCTGTATTGAGGCCTTACTGGAACAAAATGAATTGGATGACAGCTACCTTTTGGCAATATTTCAACAAAGTAGACGAAATATTGGCCGAACTGCTTTGGTTTTAAGTGGTGGTGGTACCTTCGGTTTGTTTCATATTGGTGTATTAGCTACGTTGTTTGAACTTGATTTAATTCCTAGAGTCATTAGTGGAAGCAGTGCTGGTGCAATCGTTGCTAGTATCTTATCAGTTCATACAAAAGATGAAATTCCAGAGCTTCTTGAAAAAGTATTGGATTCggaattcaatatttttaaagatgaTAATGACAAAAGTGATAGTGAAAATCTTCTAATTAAAATCTCCAGATTTTTTAAGAATGGAACTTGGTTtgataacaaaaatttagTTAATACCATGATATCCTTTTTAGGAGATCTAACTTTCCGAGAAGCATATAATAGAACAGGTCGAATTTTGAACATCACTGTGTCACCGGCATCAACGTTTGAACAACCaagattattaaataatttaacagCACCAAATGTTTTGATTTGGTCTGCTGTCTGTGCATCATGTTCATTACCAGGTATTTTCCCTCCAACTAATCTTTATGAAAAAGATCCAAAGACTGGAAAAAGGAGAGAATGGAACGGAAGTAAATCAGTCAAATTTGTTGATGGCTCTGTAGACAATGATCTACCTATCACTCGTTTATCTGAGATGTTCAATGTAGATCATATTATTGCATGTCAAGTAAACCTTCATGTCTTTCCACTATTGAAAATGTCATTATCTTGTGTCGGTGGTAATATTCAAGATGAAATTAGTgctaaatttaaaaaaaatctttcaaacatttataattttatgtcaaatgaattaattcatttactAGAAATTGGAAGTGAATTGGGGATTGCCAAAAATGCCATGATGAAGTTCAGGTCAGTTTTATCGCAACAATATTCTGGTGATGTCACAATTCTTCCTGATCTTCAGATGATACTTagatttaatgaattattatcaaatccCTCACAAGAATTTCTTTTACGTGAAACAACAAACGGTGCAAGAGCAACCTGGCCAAAGGTTTCCATTATTGAAAATCACCTTTCTCAAGAACTTGCTCTTGATAGGGCAATTACTATTTTAAAAGGTAAGCTTATTGTTTCCTCTTCTATAGGGAATCCGTTACAGTTTAATGACATGGCTTATGGCTTAATTAAAACTGCAATTAACAATAAAGGAAACGAACAAGGGGAATCTTATGATTCTTCAGTGTCAAATAACAATCACTTATCAACAGTTTTAGATGATAATTTGATCGATATGGAATCTTCAAAAACTTTATTACTATTCAGAGAAAATACAGGGACTTTAAGAAGAGCCACAAATTATAAGCTCACAACCccaacaaaaacaaaaaagatTAGACGAATGTCTGATTTTTCTGAAACGCCTGCTAGAAATACTTCacattcattttcattttctacTTCTCCAACTTCAAAACACTCTAGAGTCAGTCATAAATATGGCACTGGTATTCGTCCAGGATTAAGAAAGATGAATAGTGCTTATCGGAATTATCAGATTAGAGATGCCGATTTCTATCCACATAGTAGAAATATCaaagaaattgattcaGCACCAGTTTCTAAACAAGAAACTTCAATCATTATACCAATTCCAAGTTCTGCCAAAATAGGAAACGttgattcttttaattatGATAGAATTGAGAATAATCTTAAAAATTCTACAATGAAAATACTGTCTAACACACGAACagaatttcaaaacaaGATTATTGACGAAACCCTAGATCTGAGTAAGGTTTTTACTTCTGAATCAGAAGTTGATGAATCATCtaacaatgaaaaaagtgaaaaaagTGACAAAAGTGACAAAAGTGACAAAAGtgacaaaaataatataacatCTCCTGATAGAAAAACAACCTCTCATTCGCATGGACTGAGAAATACATTTAGCAGTCCTCTTAAAAAGATAGGTTCTCTATCTTACAAATCACGAAAATCTCcttaa
- the SRP40 gene encoding Srp40p (similar to Saccharomyces cerevisiae SRP40 (YKR092C); ancestral locus Anc_5.694), protein MGSNPPKLSEKAKKEELSTSGSSSSSSSSSSSSSSSSSSSSSSSSSSSSSSSSSSSSSSSSSSSSSSSSSSSSSSSSSDSDSSSSSSSSSSSSSSSSSSSSNSSDSSSSDSSSSSSSDSTSDSSSSSSSDSDSDSSSSSSSSSGSSSSSSDSDSDSSSSSSSSSSSSSSSSSSDSSGSDSDSSSSSSSESENEDKDSKKRAIEDETTKESDKKQKTEQASDNSSEATTSVSECNKREKLKISAGTDELKEGQRNHFSRIEREKISFESWDLTDNTYKGAAGTWGEMANEKLGRVRGKDFTKNKNKMKRGSYRGGSITLETGSYKFTD, encoded by the coding sequence ATGGGTTCTAATCCTCCAAAGTTAAGTGAAAAGGCTAAGAAGGAAGAATTGTCGACATCTGGATCTTCCTCGAGCTCTTCCAGTTCTAGTTCCTCGAGTTCTAGTTCTAGTTCTAGTTCTAGTTCTAGTTCTAGTTCTAGTTCCAGTTCTAGTTCCAGTTCTAGTTCCAGTTCTAGTTCCAGTTCCAGTTCCAGTTCCAGTTCCAGTTCCAGTTCCAGTTCTAGTTCATCAAGTGACTCAGATTCAAGTTCCAGCTCTTCAAGTTCTTCCAGTTCCTCTAGTTCTTCCAGTTCTTCCAGTTCTAACTCTTCTGATTCTAGCTCTTCTGATTCTAGCTCTAGTTCTTCAAGTGACTCAACTTCAGACTCCAGTTCCAGCTCTTCAAGTGACTCAGATTCAGACTCCAGTTCCAGCTCTTCCAGTTCTTCTGGTTCTTCAAGTTCGTCGAGTGATTCCGACTCTGATTCGAGCTCTTCCAGTTCCTCCAGTTCAAGCTCATCAAGTTCTTCTAGCTCATCAGATTCAAGTGGTTCAGACTCTGACTCGAGTTCCTCAAGCTCAAGCGAATCTGAAAACGAAGATAAGGACTCTAAGAAGAGAGCTATCGAGGACGAAACAACTAAAGAAAGTGACAAGAAACAGAAAACGGAGCAAGCATCTGATAATTCTTCCGAGGCTACAACTTCTGTCTCAGAATGTAATAAGCGTGAGAAACTAAAAATTTCAGCAGGCACAGATGAACTGAAAGAAGGTCAAAGAAACCATTTTTCCAGAATTGAAAGAGAGAAAATTAGTTTTGAGTCTTGGGATTTGACTGATAACACATACAAAGGTGCTGCTGGTACTTGGGGTGAAATGGCGAATGAAAAGTTGGGCAGAGTAAGAGGTAAAGACtttactaaaaataaaaataaaatgaagaGAGGTTCTTACAGAGGTGGTTCAATCACTCTAGAAACTGGTTCTTACAAATTTACTGATTAG
- the NDC80 gene encoding kinetochore-associated Ndc80 complex subunit NDC80 (similar to Saccharomyces cerevisiae TID3 (YIL144W); ancestral locus Anc_5.696), with product MQNIQQPILNNLNPQLFTSQIPAPSTGIKRRQSVSNVALTDMINSSIAKNAHSNKSDPNNRKKLRSTVSSVNQLYNQKRTSYIRDNEPSGMQRHSMLPYPTNNNNDNNNNDLNTNNVSTRDPRPLRDKNFQNAMQQDIINYLTSNKFEIETNLPITNKTLKQPTQKGFIITFQWLYQRLDPGYQFKSNNSNNVNSNTNKSVELEIYQILKFLQYPYLDTINKSQISAVGGNSWHKFLGMLHWMVKTNISLDKSLKILDKSLIDENTQDLKSINEQNKLPLTQEEQDSKQDKYEVLIEQICINYIIECYKKYLKNDDNFEPILKDLNEEFKKFNHIFDIDLNSLRSKTEALSVECDGLVKIYENLKLSRDKNIALKSDLSKFQNYVDGMKNKSNEWSQKLEKMNNEKALREDDIRDISEEISSIKKFLKDKNISIDVISNKNLEFEKLSKDLDQKKDEVNKFVSSTQSLKIEFESIMKALNDTLRQYDLSTETLINERISLGHSTIKKSDFELLIDDSIKQNYNSYLNNGKAIDFNKMFKNDLNTMKIKNNIIKLNNEIQERIEGVEKNNSVLEQKLISLKQEVMDKNKMTENVELKLSEANSTYELNKQESDNKLLKQKIEIEKLERKINDANKILKEKLLETQQLINSTRLKKEELQLQLDREKNNISKKILEIIDFSGNIMERIQNKLESSQSIINKELEN from the coding sequence ATGCAGAATATTCAACAACCgatattaaataacttGAACCCACAGTTGTTCACTTCGCAGATTCCTGCTCCAAGTACTGGTATCAAGAGAAGACAAAGTGTTTCCAATGTGGCGTTGACAGATATGATTAACTCGAGTATTGCAAAGAATGCTCATTCCAATAAAAGTGATCCTAATAATAGGAAAAAACTAAGATCGACTGTCTCAAGTGTCAATCAATTGTATAATCAGAAAAGGACGTCGTATATCCGCGACAATGAACCATCCGGTATGCAAAGACATTCAATGCTGCCCTATCcaacaaataataacaatgataacaataataatgatcttaatacaaataatgTTTCTACAAGAGATCCGAGACCTTTGAGagataaaaattttcaaaatgcAATGCAGCaagatataattaattatttaacaaGCAATaagtttgaaattgaaacaaatttaccaattacaaataaaacattaaaacAACCTACACAGAAAGGCTTTATAATAACTTTCCAATGGTTATATCAAAGATTGGATCCAGGTTATCAATTTAAATCgaataatagtaataatgtCAATAGTAATACCAATAAATCCGTTGAGTTagaaatttatcaaatattaaaatttcttcaatacCCCTATTTAGACACGATTAATAAATCACAAATATCTGCTGTAGGTGGTAATAGTTGGCATAAATTTTTAGGTATGTTACATTGGATGGTTAAAACAAATATCAGTCTAGATAAatcattgaaaattttagataaaTCATTAATAGATGAAAATACCCAAGATTTGAAAAGTataaatgaacaaaataaattaccTTTAACCCAAGAAGAACAAGATTCGAAACAAGATAAATACGAAGTATTGATTGAACAAATCTGtatcaattatattatcgagtgttataaaaaatatttgaaaaatgatgataattttgaaccaattttaaaagatttaaatgaggaatttaaaaaatttaatcatatatttgatattgacTTAAATAGTTTACGATCAAAGACAGAAGCACTGAGTGTAGAATGCGATGGGTTAGTTAAGAtatatgaaaatttaaaactatcaagagataaaaatattgcaTTAAAGAGTGATTTAagtaaatttcaaaattatgtTGATGGAATGAAGAATAAGAGTAATGAATGGTCtcaaaaattagaaaaaatgaataatgaaaaagCATTAAGAGAAGATGATATTAGAGATATTTCAGAAGAAATTTCGAGtataaagaaatttttaaaagataaaaacatttcaattgatgtaatttcaaataaaaatttagaatttgaaaaattgagcAAGGATTTAGATCAGAAAAAAGATgaagtaaataaatttgtcAGTTCTACTCAATCATTAAagattgaatttgaatCTATTATGAAAGCATTAAATGATACTTTAAGGCAATATGATCTTTCGACAGAGACATTAATTAATGAGAGAATAAGTTTAGGTCATAGTactattaaaaaatcagaTTTCGAATTGTTAATCGATGACTCAATCAAACAGAATTataattcatatttaaataatggtAAAGCAATTGATTTCAACAAAATGTTCAAAAATGATTTGAATACAATGAAGATCaagaataatattataaaattaaacaatgaAATTCAAGAACGAATTGAAGGAgtagaaaaaaataattctgtATTAGAgcaaaaattaatatcattaaaacaAGAAGTAATGGATAAGAATAAAATGACAGAGAACgttgaattgaaattatcaGAGGCAAATTCAACttatgaattaaataaacaagaaagtgataataaattattaaaacaaaaaatcgaaattgaaaaactaGAGAGAAAGATAAATGATGCAAATAAAAtcttaaaagaaaaattattagagaCTCAACAACTAATTAATTCAACAAGATTAAAAAAGGAAGAACTTCAATTACAATTAGATAGagagaaaaataatattagtaAAAAAATTCTTGAAATCATAGATTTTTCAGGTAATATTATGGaaagaattcaaaataagTTAGAATCTTCTCAATcgataataaataaagaattagaaaattaa
- the HCR1 gene encoding translation initiation factor eIF3 core subunit j (similar to Saccharomyces cerevisiae HCR1 (YLR192C); ancestral locus Anc_7.363), whose amino-acid sequence MSWDDDFVAGNDDDTVLMESWDAEETIEEKKQKEAELKRQEQLLKTQETANKKNKNKSSTDQVLMEIDTLDDATRKELIKKAELESDLNNAAELFGSLGVAEEHPRALAARKEKELEAMMKPASLTRDTPLESHPIFNAESKKEFQDLRKAISAAVTPLNEVSSLNYSSSLAIDLIRDVANPMSVESIRQTIATLNVLMKDKERQERQARLARVKGGTATGGAGKKKIKGKTNLGGAFKKDQDFSLETEDFGDFGDDDFM is encoded by the coding sequence ATGTCTTGGGACGACGATTTTGTTGCTGGTAATGATGACGATACTGTCTTAATGGAATCATGGGATGCTGAAGAGACCATCGAAgagaagaaacaaaagGAAGCTGAGTTGAAGAGACAAGAGCAATTGCTGAAGACACAAGAGACTGCTAAcaagaagaacaagaacaagTCTTCTACTGACCAAGTGTTGATGGAAATTGACACCTTAGATGACGCAACTCGTAAAgaattgattaaaaaaGCTGAGTTGGAATCCGATCTAAACAATGCTGCTGAATTGTTTGGTTCTTTGGGTGTTGCTGAAGAACATCCAAGAGCTTTGGCTGctagaaaagaaaaagagtTGGAAGCCATGATGAAACCTGCTTCTTTAACTAGAGACACACCATTAGAAAGCCATCCAATCTTTAATGCTGAATCAAAGAAAGAATTCCAAGATTTGAGAAAAGCTATATCTGCTGCTGTCACTCCATTGAACGAAGTTTCCTCCTTGAACTACTCATCATCTTTAGCCATTGATTTGATCAGAGATGTTGCAAATCCTATGTCTGTTGAATCTATTAGACAAACTATTGCTACTCTAAACGTTTTAATGAAGGATAAAGAAAGACAAGAAAGACAAGCCAGATTAGCTCGTGTCAAGGGCGGTACCGCAACTGGTGGTGCCGGTAAGAAGAAGATTAAGGGAAAAACCAATTTAGGTGGTGCATTCAAGAAAGATCAAGATTTCAGTTTAGAAACTGAAGATTTTGGTGATTTCGGTGACGATGATTTCATGTAA
- the TPHA0H01440 gene encoding M1 family metallopeptidase (ancestral locus Anc_5.359): protein MSNQFLLPKVFHPELYTIWIRDLNINTNTFKGAVCINLKSLSSTNVIQLHTRDLVINEAWIEFGGNEKYVMVSQSYDKITEIVSMEFPIEITKDVQLFINYDGILQTNMSGFYRSDYKDVSTGEDRWMLSTQFEATDARRAFPCMDEPNLKSHFKVNITCDKSLTVLSNMPEESVETIKNLSTTTFYTSPLMSTYLVAWAIGHYDYIEDSTEKKIYPTLDGYDIRDGSSGTKGSLPIRLFTAKGKSHQGRFAMNVTRRVVDLFSELFEIPYPLPKLDIVCVESYSHNAMENFSLITFRPSAILYDGKDEDIPISEAAKKVAGVVCHEVAHQWFGNLVTMNWWDELWLNEGFATWVGNYAVAHLFPEWNISSLNMLDAREVALSLDSLEESHPIRVNVHDPKDIDQVFDTISYLKGCSVLQMLSGFLGEANFLKGVALYLRRNKFSNATMVDLFESISEVNDIDVLTRIKPWILELGYPVINVNSTSSLLNLTQERYTQRKDNNKKETSWWVPLMMTKDKVTEGKLEFDSSSLDIGNDGKFNFFNTDGYGFYRVNYQSAELLQNIIDNVANISSKSQIVLISDVASVNSFGDFFKLSSAIIKLGDLTDHCIWRLIIDKLSHMRTLIYNSSSVTTIEKFDNNVINLFEPFIDAAIAYLKNPSIVLQEDSTTKLDKAKIFDMILAFTGSLSHPRVVKAASEIYNSNKIHESNRLIILGTLLSQLDTEASLFEKITSKLSTATLSELETILTCLGKVRNEKLFKHVFDLLFKIETMNVQFLATAFGKNPYVQKSLIEYVEQNKDELLTRLKVNGIVISRFVSFSLPNISDVELFQKIQNIFEGEDVSLYDRNLRQIIEKIELNIALLKSFLPQVEEYFK, encoded by the coding sequence ATGAGTAATCAATTTTTACTGCCAAAAGTTTTCCATCCAgaattatatactatttGGATTAGAGATTTAAACATTAATACAAACACATTCAAAGGTGCGGTCTGTATCAATCTGAAATCTTTAAGTTCGACCAATGTTATTCAATTACACACCAGAGATCTGGTTATTAACGAAGCATGGATTGAGTTTGGTGGTAATGAGAAATATGTTATGGTTTCTCAATCTTATGACAAAATTACTGAAATAGTTTCTATGGAGTTCCCAATCGAGATTACAAAAGATGTTCAATTGTTTATCAACTACGATGGTATTTTGCAAACTAATATGTCTGGTTTCTACCGTTCTGATTATAAAGACGTTTCCACCGGAGAAGATAGATGGATGTTATCTACTCAATTCGAAGCTACTGACGCAAGAAGAGCATTCCCATGTATGGATGAACCGAACTTGAAATCACATTTCAAGGTTAATATCACCTGTGATAAGTCTTTGACTGTTTTGTCAAATATGCCAGAAGAGTCTGTGGAGACCATTAAAAACTTATCAACGACGACCTTCTATACCTCACCTTTGATGTCAACGTATTTAGTAGCGTGGGCTATTGGTCACTACGACTACATTGAAGATTCCactgaaaagaaaatttatcCAACGTTAGATGGTTATGATATCAGAGATGGTTCCTCAGGGACAAAGGGTTCTCTTCCAATCAGATTGTTTACTGCTAAAGGCAAAAGTCACCAAGGTAGATTTGCTATGAACGTCACGAGAAGGGTTGTTGATTTATTCtcagaattatttgaaattccATATCCTTTACCAAAATTGGATATTGTTTGTGTTGAGTCATATTCACACAATGCAATGGAAAATTTTTCGTTAATCACTTTCAGACCATCTGCTATCTTATATGATGGGAAAGATGAAGATATCCCAATATCTGAAGCTGCTAAAAAGGTGGCAGGTGTCGTTTGTCATGAAGTGGCCCATCAATGGTTTGGTAACCTGGTTACAATGAATTGGTGGGATGAGTTGTGGTTAAACGAAGGGTTTGCTACATGGGTTGGTAACTATGCAGTTGCCCATTTATTCCCAGAATGGaatatttcatcattaaatATGTTGGATGCTCGTGAAGTTGCTTTAAGTTTAGATTCATTAGAAGAATCTCACCCAATTAGAGTTAATGTCCATGATCCAAAGGATATTGATCAAGTCTTTGATACTATTTCTTATTTGAAAGGTTGCTCCGTTTTACAAATGTTAAGTGGATTTTTAGGTGAAGCCAACTTTTTAAAGGGTGTTGCTTTATATTTAAGGAGAAACAAATTCAGTAACGCTACTATGGTTGACTTATTCGAAAGTATCAGTGAAgtaaatgatattgatgtCTTAACAAGAATCAAGCCATGGATTTTGGAATTAGGTTATCCTGTAATTAATGTTAACAGCACCAGTTCTTTGTTGAATTTAACACAAGAAAGATACACACAAAGAAAAGACAATAACAAGAAAGAAACGAGTTGGTGGGTTCCTTTAATGATGACCAAAGATAAAGTAACAGAGGGCAAGCTAGAGTTTGACTCATCTTCATTAGATATTGGTAATGATGGTAAATTTAACTTCTTCAATACAGATGGCTACGGTTTTTATAGAGTCAACTATCAATCTGCAGAATTACTCcagaatattattgataacGTGGCAAACATAAGTAGCAAATCACAAATTGTTTTGATCTCTGATGTTGCTTCTGTTAACTCCTTTGgagatttttttaaattaagTTCAGCCATTATAAAATTAGGAGATTTGACTGACCATTGTATTTGGAGAttaattattgataaattatcacACATGAGGACTTTAATATACAACAGTAGTTCTGTGACaactattgaaaaattcgataataatgttataaatttatttgagCCTTTTATTGATGCTGCTATTGCATACTTAAAGAACCCAAGCATTGTTTTGCAAGAGGACAGTACTACCAAATTAGACAAGGCAAAGATTTTTGATATGATTTTAGCTTTTACTGGTTCATTAAGTCATCCTAGAGTGGTCAAGGCTGCTTCagaaatttataattctaataaaattcatGAATCAAATAGACTAATTATTTTAGGTACTCTGCTTTCACAATTGGACACAGAAGCATCCTTGTTTGAGAAAATTACTTCAAAATTATCTACAGCAACGTTGAGTGAACTAGAAACTATCTTGACTTGTTTAGGTAAAGTgagaaatgaaaaattattcaaacaTGTTTTTGACCTTCTATTTAAGATCGAAACTATGAATGTGCAATTTTTAGCCACAGCTTTTGGGAAGAATCCATATGTACAAAAATCACTTATTGAGTATGTTGAAcaaaataaagatgaaCTATTAACTAGATTAAAAGTCAATGGTATTGTGATTTCTAGATTCGTTAGTTTTTCACTACCAAACATATCTGATGTTGAATTATtccaaaaaattcaaaacatTTTTGAAGGTGAGGATGTTTCATTATACGATAGAAACCTAAGacaaattattgaaaagattgaattgaatattgctcttttgaaatcattCTTACCACAAGttgaagaatattttaaatga
- the PTC7 gene encoding type 2C protein phosphatase PTC7 (similar to Saccharomyces cerevisiae PTC7 (YHR076W); ancestral locus Anc_5.362), whose translation MYSQLLASILVLIFAVWILIPISSVSLIAHVQYLKGNFYNLSKRCFTSTGTFNDQSGNYSSYNYYTTSSQPQDTGLSYKLAVAYQPKDRDDPIYKNLKSSLDSPTGEDNYFVRKNANNDVYVGVADGVGGWASYGYDSSAISRELCKAMSDYSTIKNQKNSLPFYEINPKTLIDISYNKIKDEKIVNVGGTTAIVGHFPPSGKLQLANLGDSWCGVFRDYKLVFKTNFQTVGFNAPYQLAIIPKELLSGKENSYIQNKPSDADEYTFQLEKDDIILLATDGVTDNIATGDMENFFRDNEASTEEELQTITKKFVKEVVAISIDPDFPSVFAQEISKLTGKDYRGGKEDDITVVVVKAE comes from the coding sequence ATGTATAGCCAGTTATTGGCATCAATATTGgttttaatatttgcaGTTTGGATACTAATACCTATTTCTTCGGTTTCATTAATAGCTCAtgttcaatatttaaaaggaAATTTCTATAATCTCTCAAAGAGATGTTTTACATCGACCGGTACGTTTAATGATCAAAGTGGCAATTATAGCTCATACAATTACTACACTACTTCTTCTCAACCACAAGATACTGGCTTATCTTATAAACTTGCAGTAGCATATCAACCAAAAGACAGAGATGACCCAATTTACAAGAACTTGAAATCATCATTAGATTCACCAACTGGAGAGgataattattttgtaagGAAAAATGCTAACAACGATGTTTATGTTGGTGTAGCAGATGGTGTAGGTGGTTGGGCCTCATACGGCTATGATTCAAGTGCTATTTCTAGAGAGCTATGCAAAGCTATGTCAGATTATAGTACTATTAAGAATCAGAAAAACAGTTTGCCATTTTATGAAATTAATCCTAAAACATTAATAGATATTtcttataataaaataaaggaTGAAAAAATCGTGAATGTTGGAGGCACTACTGCAATCGTAGGTCATTTTCCTCCAAGTGGTAAATTACAGCTGGCCAATTTAGGTGATTCTTGGTGTGGTGTTTTCAGAGATTATAAATTAGTATTTAAGACAAACTTTCAAACAGTAGGGTTTAATGCTCCATATCAACTTGCTATTATTCCAAAAGAATTACTATCTGGGAAAGAGAACTCTTACATTCAAAATAAACCAAGTGATGCTGATGAATATACTTTCCAATTAGAAAAGGATgacattattttattggCAACCGATGGGGTTACCGACAACATTGCTACTGGGGATATGGAAAATTTCTTTAGAGATAATGAAGCATcaacagaagaagaattacAGACTATTACTAAAAAGTTTGTTAAGGAAGTTGTTGCTATTAGTATAGATCCAGACTTCCCAAGTGTGTTTGCTCAAGAGATCTCTAAATTAACAGGAAAGGACTACAGAGGAGGAAAAGAAGATGATATCACAGTGGTAGTTGTAAAAGCTGAATAG